Proteins encoded in a region of the Rothia mucilaginosa genome:
- a CDS encoding type II secretion system F family protein has translation MPLFLSLILGLGVCLIYLSCFPDNGKPPKPSNDPALVVALRKAGMHSLTPRTFMWVSVASGVSASVLLLMVTQLLPLGLLGLIGGFAAPRVIVNHRARAADARIWQLWPDAVDHLRSAIRAGLSLPEALIQLSYRGPEELRDAFAHFSRDYRASGEFVPSLNRLKEYLSDPVADTIIEALKIAREVGGSDLGKLLGTLSDFLRENARTRSELLARQSWTVNAARLSCVAPWFVLCLMATQPAARMVYNSFAGAMLMIAGAAISLAAYRLMLRIGELPRERRVFG, from the coding sequence ATGCCTCTGTTTCTGAGCCTGATTTTGGGGTTGGGCGTCTGCCTGATTTACCTTTCCTGCTTTCCGGATAACGGCAAGCCGCCGAAGCCGAGTAACGACCCGGCGCTGGTTGTGGCGCTGCGTAAGGCGGGTATGCATTCGCTGACTCCTCGCACGTTCATGTGGGTGAGCGTTGCCAGCGGCGTGAGCGCGTCGGTTCTGCTGTTGATGGTCACTCAGCTTTTGCCGCTTGGCTTGCTGGGCCTGATTGGTGGTTTTGCGGCACCTCGCGTGATTGTGAATCATCGTGCTCGCGCGGCGGATGCCCGTATTTGGCAGTTGTGGCCGGATGCGGTGGACCACCTGCGTTCGGCGATTCGTGCGGGTTTGTCCCTGCCGGAGGCGCTGATTCAGCTCTCGTACCGCGGCCCGGAAGAGTTGCGTGATGCCTTCGCCCATTTCTCGCGTGATTACCGTGCGTCGGGTGAGTTTGTGCCGTCGCTGAACCGTTTGAAGGAGTACCTCTCTGACCCGGTGGCGGACACCATTATTGAGGCGTTGAAGATTGCTCGCGAGGTGGGCGGTTCGGACCTGGGTAAGCTGCTGGGCACGCTGAGTGATTTTCTGCGTGAGAATGCGCGTACCCGTTCGGAGCTTCTGGCTCGCCAGTCGTGGACTGTGAATGCGGCTCGCCTCTCCTGTGTGGCGCCCTGGTTTGTGCTGTGTCTGATGGCGACTCAGCCTGCCGCGCGCATGGTGTATAACTCGTTTGCCGGTGCGATGCTGATGATTGCAGGTGCCGCTATTTCTTTGGCGGCGTACCGTCTGATGCTGCGTATTGGTGAGTTGCCGCGTGAACGGAGGGTTTTCGGGTGA
- a CDS encoding glycosyltransferase — translation MADKTLKNLQRVIFPSAVETDVVPLYVDASVATGVQLPTRIDGDASTSIAEAMNTSGQSVSNASANRDAANSLNSRRSITVNAGQSLSFGTYFNAFPASYWRRWTDLQKVVLSVQTRGEGMVIVYKSNGRGVIQRVDAKLLSGEETNTFTLPLAPFGDGGWYWFDLAGTTDLELVEANWLGDIEPRADVKAGQATVQITTMNKVEYCINNIRALGESPEIFNAVHEFLIVDQGTQKVQDHEDFEEVVKPLSGKFRIINQGNLGGSGGFSRGMFEAVNNGSDYVLLLDDDVIVEPESILRMVTFANYCKEPTIVGAHMFDMFDRSVLHAFGEVVDPWRNFYAKPHDDMAMGHNLGHHNLRNTPWLHRRVDVDYNGWWMCLIPTTVIKEIGLSLPLFLKWDDAEYGLRAKAAGFATVSFPGAGVWHVSWTDKDDSVGWQAYYHERNRLITALLHSPFDKGGRVLLESLFLDVKHTLSMQYYTEAGRLMALEDLLSGPEHLHPSLSQRLPVIRAMAKEYPESQVKPNVDDFPAIQTKKPPFRGRRAFASPGYKKLASWTAKTVARQLLKPVSEEAKAHPQIQLNYGETNWWTLSKFDSALATNAEGTGLFWYRRDPEQLKSKLAQAAKLHVQLVTGWDKLREQYRSKAAEVASYDAWAKTFAEHTDSELTR, via the coding sequence ATGGCTGATAAGACTTTGAAGAACCTGCAGCGGGTTATTTTCCCGAGCGCGGTTGAGACTGACGTTGTGCCCCTGTACGTGGACGCGAGTGTCGCGACCGGTGTTCAGTTGCCTACCCGTATTGACGGCGACGCTTCCACCTCCATTGCGGAGGCGATGAACACCTCCGGTCAGTCTGTATCGAACGCTAGCGCGAACCGTGATGCCGCTAACAGCCTGAACAGCCGCCGCTCCATCACCGTGAACGCGGGCCAGAGCCTGTCTTTCGGTACGTACTTCAACGCGTTCCCCGCCTCGTACTGGCGCCGCTGGACTGACCTGCAGAAGGTCGTGCTGAGCGTTCAGACTCGCGGCGAGGGCATGGTCATTGTGTACAAGTCCAACGGCCGTGGCGTGATTCAGCGCGTGGATGCGAAGCTGCTCTCCGGCGAGGAAACCAACACCTTCACGCTGCCCCTGGCACCGTTCGGTGACGGCGGCTGGTACTGGTTCGACCTGGCAGGCACCACCGACCTTGAGCTGGTTGAGGCGAACTGGCTGGGCGACATTGAGCCCCGCGCAGACGTGAAGGCTGGTCAGGCGACCGTGCAGATTACCACCATGAACAAGGTGGAGTACTGCATCAATAACATTCGTGCTCTGGGTGAGAGCCCCGAGATTTTCAATGCTGTGCACGAGTTCCTGATTGTGGACCAGGGTACCCAGAAGGTGCAGGACCACGAGGACTTCGAAGAGGTCGTCAAGCCCCTCTCCGGTAAGTTCCGCATTATCAACCAGGGCAACCTGGGTGGTTCCGGTGGCTTCTCGCGCGGCATGTTCGAGGCTGTCAACAACGGTTCCGATTACGTGCTGCTGCTCGATGACGACGTTATCGTTGAGCCCGAGTCGATTCTGCGTATGGTGACCTTCGCGAACTACTGCAAGGAACCCACCATCGTGGGTGCGCACATGTTCGACATGTTCGACCGTTCGGTTCTGCACGCGTTCGGTGAGGTTGTTGACCCGTGGCGTAACTTCTACGCTAAGCCGCACGATGACATGGCGATGGGCCACAACCTGGGTCACCACAACCTGCGTAACACCCCGTGGCTGCACCGCCGCGTGGACGTGGACTACAACGGCTGGTGGATGTGCCTCATCCCGACCACCGTCATCAAGGAAATCGGTCTGTCCCTGCCTCTGTTCCTGAAGTGGGATGACGCTGAGTACGGTCTGCGCGCTAAGGCCGCGGGCTTCGCTACCGTGTCCTTCCCCGGTGCGGGCGTGTGGCACGTGTCCTGGACCGATAAGGATGACTCCGTCGGCTGGCAGGCGTACTACCACGAGCGCAACCGCCTCATTACGGCGCTGCTGCACTCGCCCTTCGATAAGGGTGGCCGCGTGCTGCTGGAGTCCCTGTTCTTGGACGTCAAGCACACCCTGTCCATGCAGTACTACACCGAGGCTGGCCGCCTGATGGCGCTGGAGGATCTGCTCTCCGGCCCCGAGCACCTGCACCCCTCGCTCTCGCAGCGTCTGCCGGTGATTCGTGCGATGGCTAAGGAGTACCCGGAGTCTCAGGTGAAGCCGAACGTGGATGATTTCCCGGCCATCCAGACGAAGAAGCCTCCGTTCCGTGGCCGCCGCGCCTTTGCGTCCCCCGGTTACAAGAAGCTTGCTTCCTGGACCGCGAAGACTGTTGCTCGTCAGCTGCTCAAGCCGGTGAGTGAAGAGGCGAAGGCTCACCCGCAGATTCAGCTGAACTACGGTGAGACCAACTGGTGGACCCTGTCGAAGTTCGATTCGGCTCTGGCGACTAACGCTGAGGGTACCGGTCTGTTCTGGTACCGCCGCGATCCCGAGCAGCTCAAGTCGAAGCTGGCTCAGGCCGCTAAGCTGCACGTTCAGCTGGTGACCGGTTGGGATAAGCTGCGTGAGCAGTACCGTTCGAAGGCTGCTGAGGTTGCCTCCTACGATGCGTGGGCTAAGACCTTCGCTGAGCATACGGATTCTGAGCTGACCCGATGA
- a CDS encoding ABC transporter ATP-binding protein has protein sequence MDIKKLEFPPVSPDAPVVIHVENLVKRFVLRHTRSMKEAFVWLIKGRKGDLSEKFNALNGVSLDIRQGERVALLGLNGSGKSTLLKMISGVMRADEGEVLTRGNIAGLIEVGAGFHPDLTGRDNVYLNGAILGMSKEEIEASFDSIVDFAEIHDFIDTEVKFYSSGMYLRLAFSVAVHTNPDIFLVDEILAVGDEPFQKKCIAKIQELCSAGKTLAVVSHDLDLVSKICDRGVVLEHGNLRFDGPIKEAVKVIRGGD, from the coding sequence GTGGATATTAAGAAGCTTGAGTTCCCGCCGGTGAGCCCGGACGCTCCCGTGGTGATTCACGTGGAGAATTTGGTGAAGCGCTTCGTTCTGCGCCACACCCGTTCGATGAAGGAAGCTTTTGTGTGGCTGATTAAGGGCCGCAAGGGTGATCTTTCGGAGAAGTTCAATGCGCTCAACGGCGTGAGCCTGGACATTCGTCAGGGTGAGCGTGTGGCTCTTCTGGGTCTGAACGGCTCGGGTAAGTCCACGCTGCTGAAGATGATTTCTGGCGTGATGCGCGCCGATGAGGGTGAGGTTCTCACTCGCGGCAATATTGCGGGTCTGATTGAGGTGGGCGCTGGTTTCCACCCGGATCTGACTGGCCGCGATAACGTGTACCTCAACGGCGCGATCTTGGGTATGTCCAAGGAGGAGATTGAGGCTTCCTTCGATTCGATTGTGGATTTCGCTGAGATTCACGACTTTATCGATACCGAGGTGAAGTTCTACTCTTCGGGTATGTACCTGCGTCTGGCGTTCTCGGTTGCGGTTCATACGAACCCGGATATCTTCCTGGTGGATGAGATTCTTGCGGTGGGCGATGAGCCGTTCCAGAAGAAGTGTATTGCGAAGATTCAGGAGCTGTGCTCTGCCGGTAAGACTCTTGCCGTGGTGAGCCATGACCTGGATTTGGTTTCTAAGATTTGTGACCGCGGCGTGGTGCTGGAGCACGGTAACCTGCGTTTTGACGGTCCGATTAAGGAAGCCGTGAAGGTGATTCGTGGTGGCGACTAG
- a CDS encoding CpaF family protein: protein MENTVLDTRAEHLTLLEENIREAMRHRSLDPHEDQHAVRGLIDEHLTDYEQRRARISLPDLGDRESVIQRLHDEICGFGVIQPFLDDESVEEIWINSPDEIFIARNGESELTGLHLSAEAINSLLERMLKPSGRRVDLSSPFVDASLPDGSRLHAVIPDITRRHTSINIRKFVVRARRLPDLVRMNSLSAGAASLLHAAVESGMNILVSGATQAGKTTMLNCLSASIPPRERVITCEEIFELAVPLRDVVGLQCRQPNLEGTGAIELRRLVKEALRMRPDRILIGEVREAESLDMLIALNAGLPGMCTIHANSARDAVTKICTLPLLAGENISSAFVVPTVASCFDIVVHCGRDSRGQRQVEEISMLGGRVEDGVIEMSPLFVRRDGQMVCVALELPNPDRWIRAGHRPEQVLAAAKAGQ, encoded by the coding sequence ATGGAGAACACCGTACTGGATACCCGGGCGGAGCATCTAACTCTGCTCGAGGAAAATATCCGTGAGGCAATGCGCCACCGCAGCCTGGACCCGCACGAGGACCAGCATGCGGTGCGCGGGCTCATTGACGAGCACCTGACCGATTATGAGCAGCGGCGCGCCCGCATTTCCCTGCCGGATTTGGGTGACCGCGAATCCGTGATTCAGCGCCTGCACGATGAAATCTGCGGCTTTGGTGTGATTCAGCCGTTCCTCGATGATGAGAGCGTTGAAGAAATCTGGATTAACTCTCCCGATGAAATCTTTATCGCCCGCAACGGCGAAAGCGAATTGACCGGTCTGCACCTGAGCGCCGAGGCGATCAATAGCCTGCTGGAGCGCATGCTCAAGCCTTCGGGTCGTCGTGTGGACCTTTCTTCCCCGTTTGTTGATGCATCCCTGCCGGATGGCTCCCGCCTGCACGCGGTGATTCCGGATATTACTCGCAGGCACACGAGCATCAATATCCGTAAGTTCGTGGTGCGTGCCCGCCGACTGCCCGACCTGGTGCGCATGAACTCGCTGAGTGCCGGCGCGGCGTCCCTGCTGCACGCGGCGGTGGAGAGCGGCATGAACATCCTCGTTTCGGGCGCAACCCAGGCGGGTAAGACCACGATGCTGAACTGCCTGTCTGCATCCATTCCGCCGCGTGAGCGTGTGATTACGTGCGAAGAAATCTTTGAGCTCGCGGTTCCGCTACGCGATGTGGTGGGCCTGCAGTGCCGCCAGCCGAACCTTGAGGGCACCGGCGCGATTGAGCTGCGCCGCCTGGTCAAGGAAGCTCTGCGTATGCGCCCGGACCGCATCCTCATTGGTGAGGTGCGTGAGGCGGAATCCCTGGACATGCTCATTGCGCTCAACGCGGGTCTGCCGGGTATGTGCACGATTCACGCGAACTCGGCGCGTGACGCGGTGACCAAGATTTGTACCCTGCCGCTGCTGGCGGGCGAGAATATTTCCTCGGCGTTCGTGGTGCCGACCGTGGCGTCCTGCTTTGACATTGTGGTGCATTGCGGCCGCGATTCGCGCGGTCAGCGTCAGGTCGAAGAGATCAGCATGCTGGGTGGCCGCGTTGAGGACGGAGTGATTGAGATGTCCCCGCTGTTTGTGCGCCGTGACGGTCAGATGGTGTGCGTGGCGTTGGAGCTGCCGAACCCGGACCGTTGGATTCGTGCCGGTCACCGTCCTGAGCAGGTGCTGGCTGCGGCGAAGGCGGGTCAGTGA
- a CDS encoding ABC transporter permease — protein sequence MNDLKSVPLKAPGRGRGILDAVKNRYLLRLLVDKEIQVRYRGSVLGILWSYIKPGVQFLVFYIAMGMFLGLERGMHNYAVYLFSGMIAINFFSEGFGNGARAMVVNSALIRKIYLPRELFSLSTVWVALVHFVPQIAVMLLACFLVGWSPTFLAFGSILAGMLIVMMLSYGLGLIFGVANVFFRDSENIVDMLLMVATWFSPVLYSWTMVRDTLYPWVFNVFMLNPLTVAVELFHYGFWHPTLRPEDLALPASQVVPHLFSFWTPIALGISLLTVLIGDLLFRKFEGNFAQEL from the coding sequence ATGAACGATCTGAAGTCTGTTCCCCTGAAGGCGCCCGGCCGTGGGCGCGGCATCCTGGATGCGGTGAAGAACCGCTACCTGCTTCGACTGCTGGTCGATAAGGAAATCCAGGTCCGCTACCGCGGCTCGGTGCTGGGCATTTTGTGGTCGTACATTAAGCCGGGTGTGCAGTTCCTGGTGTTCTACATTGCCATGGGTATGTTCCTTGGCTTGGAACGCGGTATGCACAACTATGCGGTGTACCTGTTCTCGGGCATGATTGCCATTAACTTCTTCTCGGAGGGTTTTGGTAATGGTGCTCGCGCCATGGTGGTTAACAGCGCGCTGATTCGTAAGATTTACCTGCCGCGTGAGCTGTTCTCGCTGTCGACGGTGTGGGTGGCTCTGGTGCATTTTGTGCCTCAGATTGCTGTGATGCTGCTGGCCTGCTTCTTGGTGGGTTGGTCCCCGACCTTCCTGGCGTTTGGGTCGATTCTGGCGGGCATGCTGATTGTGATGATGCTGTCCTATGGTCTGGGTTTGATTTTCGGTGTGGCGAACGTGTTCTTCCGCGATTCGGAGAACATTGTGGACATGCTGCTGATGGTGGCTACCTGGTTCTCGCCGGTGCTGTACTCCTGGACCATGGTGCGTGACACTCTCTATCCGTGGGTGTTCAACGTGTTCATGCTTAATCCGCTGACCGTTGCGGTGGAGCTGTTCCACTATGGCTTCTGGCATCCGACGCTCCGTCCTGAGGATTTGGCGCTTCCTGCTTCGCAGGTGGTTCCGCATCTTTTCAGCTTCTGGACTCCGATTGCCCTTGGTATTTCTCTGCTGACCGTTTTGATTGGTGATTTGCTCTTCCGTAAGTTTGAGGGCAACTTCGCCCAGGAGCTCTGA